Proteins from one Pseudarthrobacter sp. BIM B-2242 genomic window:
- the argS gene encoding arginine--tRNA ligase encodes MTPEELSLAISACLKDAVAAGEIGLSASAVPDEVRVERPKNREHGDWATNIALQLSKQAGTNPREFATVLSTRLKTIDGVSAVDIAGPGFLNITVDAGAAGALAKAIVEAGPEYGRNSALAGHVVNMEFVSANPTGPLHIGHTRWAALGDAIARVLRASGAEVTAEYYINDAGTQMNTFAQSVYNRLHGLPVPDGGYPGQYIADLGHDVLTAHPDIRELTEVAAIPVIRAAAYEAQMKDIQATLADFGVEFDVFFSEQELHDAGAIESAVARLREQGHVFDDGGAVWLRTTDFGDDKDRVMIRANGEPTYFAADAAYYLSKKDRGFTEKIYLLGADHHGYIHRLKAIAAAAGDDPEVNIEVLIGQLVSVNGAKLSKRAGNIIELKDLIDWLGKDAVRYSLARFPADSPLTLDPDLLKKHSNENPVFYVQYAHARTRGAARNAVAAGVDRSVFEASLLDHATENELLSYLGSYPSIVAKAAELREPHRVARHLEVIAGAYHRWYDACRIAPMGDEPVTDVNRTRLWLNDATSQVLANGLHLLGVSAPERM; translated from the coding sequence GTGACTCCCGAAGAACTTTCCCTCGCCATATCCGCCTGCCTGAAAGACGCCGTCGCCGCCGGCGAAATCGGGCTTTCCGCATCAGCTGTCCCTGATGAGGTGCGCGTGGAGCGACCGAAGAACCGGGAGCACGGCGACTGGGCCACCAACATCGCCCTGCAGCTGTCCAAGCAGGCCGGCACCAACCCGCGCGAATTCGCCACGGTCCTCAGCACCCGGCTGAAGACCATCGACGGCGTCTCGGCCGTGGACATCGCCGGTCCAGGCTTCCTGAACATCACCGTTGACGCCGGCGCCGCAGGTGCCCTCGCCAAGGCCATCGTCGAAGCCGGTCCGGAATACGGCAGGAACTCCGCGCTCGCCGGCCACGTGGTCAACATGGAGTTCGTTTCGGCGAACCCCACCGGCCCCCTGCACATCGGCCACACCCGCTGGGCGGCCCTGGGCGACGCCATTGCACGCGTCCTGCGTGCATCCGGCGCCGAGGTCACCGCCGAGTATTACATCAACGACGCCGGCACGCAGATGAACACCTTCGCCCAGTCGGTCTACAACCGGCTTCACGGCCTGCCCGTACCCGACGGCGGCTACCCCGGCCAGTACATCGCCGATCTCGGCCACGACGTACTCACCGCACACCCGGACATTCGCGAACTGACTGAAGTGGCCGCGATTCCCGTCATTCGCGCTGCGGCTTACGAGGCCCAGATGAAGGACATCCAGGCCACGCTCGCAGACTTCGGCGTCGAGTTCGACGTGTTCTTCTCCGAGCAGGAACTGCACGACGCCGGCGCGATCGAAAGTGCCGTTGCCCGCCTTCGCGAGCAGGGCCACGTGTTCGACGACGGCGGTGCGGTCTGGCTCCGAACCACGGACTTTGGCGACGACAAGGACCGCGTGATGATCCGGGCGAACGGCGAGCCCACCTACTTCGCCGCCGATGCCGCGTACTACCTCTCCAAGAAGGACCGCGGCTTCACCGAGAAGATCTACCTGCTCGGCGCGGACCACCACGGGTACATCCACCGCCTCAAGGCAATCGCGGCGGCAGCCGGAGACGACCCCGAGGTCAACATCGAGGTGCTGATCGGCCAGTTGGTCTCCGTCAACGGTGCCAAGCTGTCCAAGCGCGCAGGCAACATCATCGAGCTCAAGGACCTTATCGACTGGCTCGGGAAGGACGCCGTCCGCTATTCGCTGGCCCGCTTCCCGGCGGACTCTCCGCTGACGCTGGACCCGGACCTGCTCAAGAAGCACAGCAACGAGAACCCTGTCTTCTACGTGCAGTACGCCCACGCCCGCACCCGCGGTGCGGCCCGCAACGCCGTTGCCGCCGGTGTGGACCGCAGCGTTTTCGAGGCTTCCCTGCTGGATCATGCCACCGAAAATGAGCTGCTTTCCTACCTGGGCAGCTACCCCTCCATCGTGGCCAAGGCCGCGGAGCTGCGCGAGCCGCACCGCGTGGCCCGCCACCTTGAGGTCATCGCAGGC